The DNA window GACGGGGCACGGGCTCGGGCGGGACCGACGGCACGGAGTTCTCCGCCACGTCCGCGCGCGGCTCGCCCAGCGACGGCGTCACGGCATGGCTCCCGTTCGCCGCGGGTGTGCTGTGGCTCGCCGCGATCGGCTTCGCCGCGTGGCTGCTTTCCGGCTGGCTCGCGATCGTGCTGATCGTCGTACTCGTGGTGGCGGGTACGCCCGCCGCGCTCCGCGAGATCGGACGACGGCGGCGTCTGCACGCGATCGCGGCGCACTCGCCCGGCGCCGCCGACGCGGCGTGGCACGAGCTGCTCGACGAATGCGCGGACCGCGGCACGCCGATCCCGCCGAGCGAAACGGCGAGGACGGCGGCGCAGAAGCTCGCCACCGAGCACCATCTCGACGGCGATGGCCGTGACGGGCTGCGCGCCGTCGTCGGGGTGCTGGAACGGCGGTGGTACAGCGGCACGGACACGACCGACGCCACGCTCGGGCCCGCGTTCGAAGACGTCCGGCGGAGCCTGCGGCGCAACGCCCCGGTCTCGTGGAAGGGCAGGCTGCTGCCGAAGTCCTTGCTCAACCGCTTCCGGCGCTGACTCCCCCGCGCGGGCGAACCGAGGCATTGCGTCCGTCCCTGAAGGTGGCCATCACGGCATTCAGCGCCGTGATGGCCACCTTCAGGGCATCGCGAGCGGACACACCAGGAAACGCCGAAGGCCCCGGGCGCTGTGCCCGGGGCCTTCGGCGTGAGTGGACTCGAAAACGCGCTACTGGTCGTCGAAGCGCTGGCGGAAGCGCTCTTCCATCCGTTGCGTGAACGAGCTTCGACGGGACGCCTGTTTGCCGCGGCCTCCGGCCGAGGCTGGCGAACCGCCGCCCCCTTTTTCCTCGCCCTCGGCGGGTTGCCGTAGCGAGGTGAGGGCAAGCAGGGCTCCGAAGAACATGACGAGGAACCCGAGCACGCTCACGAGCGGGATCTCCGCGACCCTGAACGGCAGGATCACGCCCAGCACGAGCAGCGCGACCCCGACCACGAACAGGGCGATGCCCTGGATGCGGCGGCGGCGTGCTGGCCGGCGCAGCCGGCTTCCTCGCACCGTGGATGCGAACTTGGGGTCCTCGGCATAGAGCTCGCGCTCGATCTGGTCGAGCAGCCGCTGCTCATGCTCGGAGAGTGGCATCTTTCCTCCTCCGGCACAGCTGTCGCGGGCGCCGGGCCGCGCAACGTCGTGGACCCAACAACAGCCCCGTCATCGGGGCGTCTGCTACCAGGATACGAGTCCCGCGCGCGGACGACTACCCGATCCCGTATCAAGCACCCATCGAATTCGCGCCGAAGGCCCGCGAAGGCCGCCAAGACGGCCACCAGGGCCGTTCCCAGCGTCTGGGATCACTCTGTGTCACGACGCAGTAGCGAGGCGGGGCGGATCGCGCCCGCCCCGAACCGGGAGCTGACCCCGTCCGCCGCGATCTCGGCTTCGCGCCAGCGTGGGGCACTCGCGGCCACCGCGTCGAAGCTGAGCTGTTCGGGTTCGCCGGTACCCGAAAGACCTTCAACGCGGACCCCGATCAGCCGGATGGGTTCGCCCGCCGTCGATTCGGTGAACAACGCTACGGCGGTCGCGTGAATATCACGCGCGACGTCGGTCACG is part of the Amycolatopsis sp. CA-230715 genome and encodes:
- a CDS encoding DUF3040 domain-containing protein, whose protein sequence is MPLSEHEQRLLDQIERELYAEDPKFASTVRGSRLRRPARRRRIQGIALFVVGVALLVLGVILPFRVAEIPLVSVLGFLVMFFGALLALTSLRQPAEGEEKGGGGSPASAGGRGKQASRRSSFTQRMEERFRQRFDDQ